ATAGAGGGAACTCCAACACAATGAGTCGGTCTTTCTTCCTCAAGGGCGTGTCCAACGGGATAATGCCGGCAATCTTTCGTACTCCTGAGTTTCTCGCCCGCTTATGTTGTCCAGAACCCTGTTATGTCTTGCTGTTTTTAGTGCCTCTACGCCTTTGCTTGCCGATACGGTGTGGTTGAAAAACGGCGACCGTCTGAGCGGCAAGATCAAAGTTTTCGATGGCGGCAAGCTGCTGATCCAGACCGAATACGCGGGTGCAGTCCCCATTGACTGGAAGCAGGTCAAAACACTGGAGAGTGATCAGGAGTTGTTGGTCAAGCAAGATGCCTATACCGGCGAAAAAGCCAAATCGTTGCTCGCTGCCGATGAGGGCCGCGTAACCCTGGCTAATGGAGAGGCGCCCAAAACAGTCGCGCTGGCCAGTATTCAACAGATCATCAAGCCAAAGCCTGTGATTGAAGACCTGGTCTGGAAAGGCAATGTCGATGTGGCCCTGGACTACAAACGGGCGGACAAGGACACCGATGACTACGACATCGACTTCAAGACCACTGCCCGTCACGGGGCCTGGCGTCATCACGCAGAAGGCGAATACAACCGCGAGTTTCAGAACGATGCGGTAACCGCCGACAACTGGACCGCCGAGTACGCGCTTGATCACTTCATCGATGAAAAGTGGTACTGGCAAGGCCGCCTGACTTACAACCGCGACAGGGTGGAAGACATTTCTCGCCAGCGCACAGTGGGTACGGGCCCGGGCTATCAGTTTTGGGATGACGAGCTGGGTGCGTTCTCGCTGGGTTCACTGCTG
This genomic stretch from Pseudomonas deceptionensis harbors:
- a CDS encoding DUF481 domain-containing protein, whose product is MLSRTLLCLAVFSASTPLLADTVWLKNGDRLSGKIKVFDGGKLLIQTEYAGAVPIDWKQVKTLESDQELLVKQDAYTGEKAKSLLAADEGRVTLANGEAPKTVALASIQQIIKPKPVIEDLVWKGNVDVALDYKRADKDTDDYDIDFKTTARHGAWRHHAEGEYNREFQNDAVTADNWTAEYALDHFIDEKWYWQGRLTYNRDRVEDISRQRTVGTGPGYQFWDDELGAFSLGSLLNRTDYEYSDGKKDNFYSLAVKWDYNRYLMGKTVSIFTNGELGKSLEGGSDYSLDSEVGLRYKVTEWASLNLKAEKDLIGSSSGSDNSLNKTRYTMGFGVTW